From the genome of Phoenix dactylifera cultivar Barhee BC4 chromosome 5, palm_55x_up_171113_PBpolish2nd_filt_p, whole genome shotgun sequence:
TAATCTTGGAAGGATATTAacgtaaaatttaatatttagggaAATATTCCCATAAAAAActcaaagaaaaataactttgaaatttcacaactttcctttttttttcctaagtgatcaatctttttttttattaacttaAAAATAGGGAAAATACTTTTAGAAGAAGATAACTATGTTTCtgcttgggaaaaaaaaaaaccctcccAATCTCTCACCCATATCTCCAATTTTGGTTCTATTTAGAAATtaagaataaataaaaatatagataCTTTTCTCTGCTATaattattctctctctctctctctctctctctctctctctctctctctctctctctctctcttccctccaAACTCTTGAGCttttatacatacatatacatatacaataGGCTCCCattgatttctaatattttATTGTCCATTAATGTAGTTATGATGTCTATTAGAATATCAAAACAGAAGCTATATATGGCCAATCCTCCTATGGATTTATTAAATGTCGAACCCATTTATGACGATGAATAAATTGATGCATGAACTTAATTTCTTTAAAACAATAATGGCAGCGAgagataaaagagaaaaaacataGCACTCGTTGAGCTGCCTCCTCGTACTCTTTGCATTTCCTAAAATACATGCGTTGTGTACAAATCTCACGTCACTTAGAATAGCTTTAGGAATCTTATGAAAAATATGTAAACAAGGCTTGCGGTGGAATGAAACAAGATCATGCGAGAGATGGAACCACCCCATGCATGTTAGTGAACACACCTGGGATTATATATAACTAACCAATGGCTGCCATGGGAGGAATGGGGAAGAGTGACTGAAACTTTGGTTTCTCTTCACATTTCTTTATGCTCGTCTACTGCATTGAAATCAGGTGGGGTGAGAGGGTTACTCTCACTCTAAATCACAATAGTTTCATgattttgaatatatatatatatctagagagagagagagagagagagagctggacTTGAAAATACTCGGATGGATATCTATCTAGATTTTGTCAAATTTACACTAGATAACAAGAATCCTATATCGATGATCTGAACTGTTGGATGTGATTTGCTATCTTTAAACTGCTTACATACAAAAAAAACACGTGATTTAGAGACTTCTAATATATGCatcaagtaatatatatataatttaatgttATTTAGATTATTCTTTTTTGACTACATCCAACAACTTGAGTCATCGAACTCTCATTGTCCAATTAAAAGTTGATTGGATCCAAGTGAAGATCCACTCAAGTACGTGTTGCGCACGAACCAATATATATAGGTGGTTGTTATTAGTGACGTTAAACCTAGTACGCTAGGAAATCATGTTAACTAAGATGCATCCCAAAGGCCCAGCTACCCTTCCGACCAATGTCAAGCACCGCACGCGCCAACAACTCATTGGATCATGTCTTCATTATATATTTGTTCGTTCATAGGTCAATATTTTCTTGTTGGTATGATCTCAAATGCTAACTTTTGTCCAAATTACTCGCTTCGCCATTGATGGAGAGCTTGATTAATTGcgctaaaattttaaatctctTTTCAACAAATACAAAATATCCCTTCATAAAAGGACAAACATAATTTTGTTCTATCTAaaaacttaagaatattcttcgaagaaaattataatttttctataacccatattgatttttttttccataaaatgAGGGTATCCTTATTTTCATCgaaagttattattattattattattaaatttcaatcaaatatgaattttttttttttttgaaccaaaAGAGTTCTaaatgatcatataaatgcaatAATCAAATTAGTTGCACCCACAAATCATTGCCTCATGCGGGACCCCGCCATTGGTCACAAGCCTCTTCCCAGGATTTGAACTGAATAAAACGACGAAAGATACGACCGGAAAAATACAACACTCGCGCATAGGATCCCCTTCTTATCACGCCTACATGCCGCTCCTCCCGTTTTGCGCCAATATTAAAGCGTCACATGTCGGCTCATTATTCTATCACGGATCCCCACAAACGGCCATAAAAGCCCCCATCGCCGACCACGTCTCCCTGCGCCGTGGCAGGAGTATCCGAGGCTTCGCCGCACGTGGCCACCTCCCTCCCCCATCACAGCCGTCCATTCCGGTCACCTCATCTCGAGCACGGTAGACCTCAGTTCCGTACTTCCATCGGTACCCTCGAGGTTAATCCCGTcactttaattttaaaatttaaatacctATTATTTCGAGTTTTCCCTCCTTAACCCACGTTTAAAGCCCAAAATTCCAGTTTTAATCCACCTTTATCGCCCACCGCCACAGCTCCCATAACCCCCGGGCCCGTTCGCGGGCCCGTCCCCGCGCTCTTCGCCGCCCTAACCGGAGGCCCGGCCCTGCCGCTACCGAGCCAGGAGACCGCCACGTAAGAGTCCAGCTCTCCACGCCGCTGGATCTCGTATCCTCGTGTATCGGTCAGCGTCGTGTTTCTGTGAGTTTATTTATAGAAGAAATTTCTCGGCTTCCCATCACTTCCGGTTTCTTGGCTTCTTGCAACAGTAGTCGAAAAATTTTGGCGCGCAGTTTTAATAAATTCGAAAACGGGCGGAGCCACGCCGCGCCCGTCTCTGATCTCTATCCCCTGCTCTCTCTTCCTCACGCTATCTCTCGCCCCGTCTTCGGGGTTTTGTTTCTGTTTTAGGGTTTGGGTCGCTGGATTCGATCTATAGGTTATCCCCTTGCAAGGTATGTGATTCTATTACCCGGTTATTCTCGccttattttcttttgattttgtgagaacttttttttttggttattctGGTTTGTTTGATTGCAGGGGACAGGACTGGAGCTGGGCGCTACATCTAGTTCTCCTGTAAGCATTCTTTTTTCCCCAGTCCTGTCAAACGTTTGGAGaggaattagattttaatagttTTTCTTGGCAGTAATGATATGTATATGCTTTTATTCCCTCGTCATGGTGGTTTTTatcatatttttgttgttttataTGCTACTTTCCCATCTTTGTCGTCTTGGGTATGCAGAGTATGGCTGTGCTATAACTCTCCAGCATTCTTGATTGGAATAGAATAAAGATGTAAACGTTATTTCGGAAAAAAAGCTTTTTCAATTGATAGCAAGTAACGTTTGGATGAATTTGATGTGAGTGTATTGGAAACGAAGGATTATTGGGCTTGTTTCAAGCGTAAAAGTTGTGTTTATTTTTTCTGAAGGGCAAAATGGAGGAAGCGAAATACTTCCCCAATTTATTAGTAAGTGTGAATATATACAAGAGAGAGCAAGCGTGAGAGTTGGCTGTGTTTGTTTCTGCCATGATGAAACCTATTTCTTTGTTGAATCCCCTCTGTGAGTTAAACTGGTTTCGAATGTGATCTGGTTTGACTCAAATAGCTGGTAGATTTCTTTAAGATAGGTTATGTGCTAAAAAGCTGCAGTTCTATGAAATTTATACCCATTCATTTTTCTTTATTGACATGATAGCTGCTAGTGATCTGCTTATTTCCTTCAATGTTTGTTGAGATGAAGCACATAATTTTCTGAGAATGGAAACtaatgggacaatgcatctttTTTGTGCATATCAGCAAGGGCGTCCTGGTGTTAATGTTAGTGTTTTCAAAACTTCTGTCTATTGAAATTCCCagtcctcctctcttctttctagaCATTcaatatttcttctttttttttccctgcaGAAATTCTTAGTCTCAGTCTGAAGAGGAAGTGGGTGATTAAAGATATAAACATGGATTTTAGATGTTTCTAGCTTGCTGTATTATAAATTCTTTAATTTTCCTGTGTCAGATGATATAAAGCAGACAAAAACATTATGTTTGACTGATGTAGTCTTTGTTGTTTGTGtttttttcttggaattaaGCTTAAAGGTAATAATGGGAAAAAAGGTTCGGAAACTTGGAAAATTGCATAAAATTTAATCTATTTGGGGAAATATTATTCCCGATGAGTCCAGAATCCATGGCATTCAAACAAAAGAAACGAGTGAAGAATGCACGCAATAAGTACTTGAAACCTGGTGCACTTGCCCAGCTCCGTGATAGCAGGACCACAACCAGATCTTGCACAGATATAGGCAAGAAAAGGGTTGTCTTGGATTCAGAGAAGGCAAAATTAGATTTACTGCATCAGGAAGAGGTTACTGTTCACAGTAATACAGCTGCTGCATCTCCAATTAGGACCAATTTCCAGCCTATGGTTGATGGGAATAAGCAGCAGAAATTGCCTGAAACACCTAAAACACCAGAAGGGGCAGACTGCGATAATCAGTCGAGCCTTGAATCTCTTCCTGTGGACCTCCTGGTAGGCAATAACAAATCTTTGATTGGTCCTTTATTTTGTCTTGTAGTTCTCAATGTTCTTGGTTTCCTTTTTTACCTCTTTATATCTAATGCGAATAGTGGAATGCCTTCTGGTTTCTAGGTTAAAATCCTATGCCACTTGCATCATGACCAGCTAAAAGctgttttccatgtttctcagcGAATTCGGACAGCTGTAAGTCTTTTGTTGCTTTATCAGCTTAGCACTAGAAATTTTTTCTAGGTGTCTTGTTAGTTCTCATAATTTAACCATATTTTGTCCAAA
Proteins encoded in this window:
- the LOC103721140 gene encoding F-box protein At4g35930-like, with translation MSPESMAFKQKKRVKNARNKYLKPGALAQLRDSRTTTRSCTDIGKKRVVLDSEKAKLDLLHQEEVTVHSNTAAASPIRTNFQPMVDGNKQQKLPETPKTPEGADCDNQSSLESLPVDLLVKILCHLHHDQLKAVFHVSQRIRTAVLLARQLHFNFTTPDRSRQEMLRTKTPLPTEHWPFVSKGGGKGICASSPHTPKAPRPGPRPPRLHMMDMKQIAAVLFQESVLPSKCMVPPGLPRPVLKPMASNRVLIYEDELCQAVAQNKLR